The following DNA comes from Flavisolibacter ginsenosidimutans.
GTGGCAAGGTTTTATACCGCAAGCGGAAAATCCACACGCATTAAATCCCGAACGCGGCTTTCTGGAAAGCGCTAACCAGCGGCCCGTTGACTCAACCTATCCTTATTTCATTCCCGGTAATTACATCACGCCACGCGGCATTTCCATTGAAAGAAACCTTAGCCGCATGAACAACATTACCGTTGACGACATGAAGGCGTTGCAAAACAACGTTTATTCGGTGATGGCAGAAGACGCAAGGAAAATCTTGTTGCACAACGTAAACGAAAATACCTTGGATGCCGATGCCAAAAATTATTTGACAACCTTCAAAAGCTGGGATTTAAACACAAGCGCCGCATCCACCGGCGCAACGGTTTATCAAACCTGGATGGACAGTTTAAAGCAAGGGATATGGCGCGATGAATGGCAGCGTGATTCGTTGCGAAATCCTTACCCCACAGAAGAAACGCTGGTTGAATGGATTCACAAAGATTCTGCGTTTAAATGGATAGATGATGTAAGCACACCGCAGCATGAAACGCTTCGCGATGTGGTAACGCAGGCTTTTGAAAAAGCAGCGGCTCAACTAAAAAAAGACGAAGCTGCGGGCAAGCTGCAATGGGCGGCGCACAAAGACCCGATCATCTTTCACCTGCTCAAGGCAGCCGTTCCTTCTTTCTCCCGAAAGATACCCGTCGGCGGCTGGAGCAACGTGATCAACGCCGTTACAGATACACACGGTCCAAGCTGGCGCATGATTGTGCAGATGTCGTCGCCAACGGAAGCCTGGGGCGTTTATCCCGGTGGACAAGACGGCAATCCAGGCAGCAAGTTTTACGACAATTTTGTTGACACCTGGGCCACCGGGAAATATTACCGCTTGTGGATGATGAAAGAATCTGAGAAGAACGACAAGCGCATCATCGGTACGTTAAACTTTAATCGAGGATAAATTCAACCAAAATTCAAAACTAAAAAGCCAAAAAACCTAAGGCACTTACAGTTTTTACTTTTGCATTTTGACTTTTCAGTTTACTCATCGCAAGCCTTTGCCAAATGAAATTCTTACTCGCTATTTTACTCACCGCTGCTCTTGCTTTTCTCGCCGGATTGTATTCGCCCTGGTGGAGCATTGCCGTCATTGCTTTTCTCGTTGCCCTGCTTGTTAAACAGCCTTATGGCGTTGCGTTCGTCTCGGGCTTTGCGGGCATTTTTTTGTGTTGGGGCTTGCTGGCTTTTTGGATTGACATAAAAAACAACCACAACCTTTCGCACAAGATTGCGCAAATCATTCCTTTGGGCGGTTCACCGGTTTTGCTAATTTTAGTGACGGCCCTTGTGGGTGCGCTTGTCGGTGGTTTTGCTGCGGCAAGCGGCAGTTCGTTGCGACAGCGTTAGCGTCTTACTTCTTCCGAAACAAACCGTATGAACAAACTTTTCTGTTTGCTGGTTTTGGCTTGTTCTTCTTTGCAGGCGCAAGAAATAAAACCGGCAGTAGAAAAGTCTTCGCTTCGCTTTACGCTGCCCGGTGTGTTGAAAAAAGCGGGCATCAAAAAAGTCAAAACACTTTTCACCGACAGCCGTTCTTTAACCTGGATTGGAACCGAGAACGGACTTTATCGTTACGACGGCACGGCAACGGTTTACCTGCGCCATTACAACAACAAAGCGGAAACGCTACCATCAAACAACATCACCGGCATTGCCGAAGACAAGGAAGGAAGATTGTGGATTGGAACACTTGGCGGCGTGGCGGAACTCAACGCGTACAGTTTGCAATGCAAACGATACCGTCAAAAGGATGGCTTGTTGAAGACTGATTTCGACAACAAAGTTTTTGTAGACGCAGGTGGAAAAATTTGGACGGGCAATGCGGGTGGATTGGAATTGTACAACGCCAAAGAAAACCGCTTCACGCAGGTTTGGATCAACGAAGAATGGAAGGGCAAAAAATTATCGGCTTACGTTACCTGTCTTTGCGATTGGAAGGCCGACAGTCTTGTTCTCGGTACGTTCGTCGATTTGGTTGTGGTCAGCAAAAAAAATTTTGGCTTTCGCCGCATTGCTTTACCCAACGCTCCAATAACGGTGATGTCGCTTGCCGTTGATCCGTTTGGAAAACTTTGGTGCGGCACCTGGGGTTACGGTGGTTTTGTGTTCGACAAAGAACTTCAACATCCACAAAACATTCATTGGAACAAAAGCCTCGAAGGCAGCGGCATTCTTCGCAAACTTTCTCCCGTCAAAATTTCCAATGAAGAGAACATGCTTCTTGCCGTTGGCAACGGTCTTGTGCAACTGCCTTTTGACAAAGAAGGCAAACCGCAATTTCAAAAGGCTGTTTATTTTGAAGCGCCGCAGGAAACGGAATCCGTTTTTTCTTTTGACGCCGTTAACAGCAGTACAATGCTTGTTGCCGGTTCGGGCGGAATGGCAAATTTTTCCTTGCTATCCGACCGTTTTACCAAATTGCCCATCCCCGCAAAAGGCAGTTTGCAGGAGCCCTCGGAATTTACCCTCAACAACAATCATTATTTGGTGCAACCTACCTGGCACAGCGGGCAAGGCGTCTTTCTTGTAAACGAAGAAGCCGGCAGCTATAAACAGTTTACTCGTTTGCCTTTTGAAAGCAACGAAGGCACAAACGTTTCTTCCTTTTTACCCGACAATCGCGGACGATTTTGGTGCGCTTCGTTTGGGGGGGTAACCGTATTGGATACCAGGGGAGAACTGCTGTATGATTTTTCAAAAGCGAAAGGAGCCGATACCCTAACGCGGCGAAAAACAAATGGTCTTTTTATCCGCAACGATACCGTTTGGGTGCTTTGTTACAAAGCCGGCGTTGATTTGTACAATCTCGATTTTAAAAAGCTCGGTCATTTACAGGTCAATGGCCCGCCGCTTGCGGAAGGCCCGGTTTGGAAAATTTTTGGCGACGCCAAAAACCGCGTTTGGCTTTGCGGCAACGATGCATTATGGCAATACTTTCCCGGGCAAAAACAGTTTCAGCAAATTGATTTAAGCGAGGAGAAAACCGGCTGCATGGTGAACGACATTGCAGAAGGAAAAAACGGTCATTTGTTTGTAGCCACGCAACAAGGTTTGGCAGATTACAATCCGGAAAACGGCCGGCACCGTTTTCTTCGTTCGCCGCTTTTGCAAAAAGAAGACGAGGTTTATTCCGTAACATGCGACGCTGCGAACCGGCTTTGGTTCATCACGGCAAATCATCTTGTTTGTTACGATCCTGCAACAAACCATTTCACACTTTACGACGACAAAGACGGCATTCAAACAAAGTCCGAACTGCAATGGGTGAAATCGTTCGACGGTCATTGCTTTTATCTTTCGCAGAGTAACGGCGTGTACAGGTTTTACCCCGATCAATGGACCTCTTCCGGCGAACCGCCAAAGCTTGTTCTTCACCAGTTGCAAATAGCCGACAGCAATTGGGTTTACAGTCAACCGCCGTCAACGCTTAGCCTGGATTATAATCAAAATAGAATTTACGTAGAATACGACGGCATCAATTACGAGAACCCCGAGCAAAATACCTATGCTTCGCGTTTGCAGCCGCTGGAAAAAGAGTGGACGTTCTCGAACCGCAATTTTGTGCAATACAGCAATCTTTCTCCGGGTGATTATGTGCTTCGTTTAAAAGTATCCAACAACGCCGGACGATGGAGCGATGACTTCGTTTTGAACGTTCGCATTGCGCCACCGTTTTGGCTCACGTGGTGGTTTTTGCTGGGGACGGCTTTGATCTTCGTTGGCCTTTTAATTCTTATGGTTCGTTACATCAGCCA
Coding sequences within:
- a CDS encoding sensor histidine kinase, producing MNKLFCLLVLACSSLQAQEIKPAVEKSSLRFTLPGVLKKAGIKKVKTLFTDSRSLTWIGTENGLYRYDGTATVYLRHYNNKAETLPSNNITGIAEDKEGRLWIGTLGGVAELNAYSLQCKRYRQKDGLLKTDFDNKVFVDAGGKIWTGNAGGLELYNAKENRFTQVWINEEWKGKKLSAYVTCLCDWKADSLVLGTFVDLVVVSKKNFGFRRIALPNAPITVMSLAVDPFGKLWCGTWGYGGFVFDKELQHPQNIHWNKSLEGSGILRKLSPVKISNEENMLLAVGNGLVQLPFDKEGKPQFQKAVYFEAPQETESVFSFDAVNSSTMLVAGSGGMANFSLLSDRFTKLPIPAKGSLQEPSEFTLNNNHYLVQPTWHSGQGVFLVNEEAGSYKQFTRLPFESNEGTNVSSFLPDNRGRFWCASFGGVTVLDTRGELLYDFSKAKGADTLTRRKTNGLFIRNDTVWVLCYKAGVDLYNLDFKKLGHLQVNGPPLAEGPVWKIFGDAKNRVWLCGNDALWQYFPGQKQFQQIDLSEEKTGCMVNDIAEGKNGHLFVATQQGLADYNPENGRHRFLRSPLLQKEDEVYSVTCDAANRLWFITANHLVCYDPATNHFTLYDDKDGIQTKSELQWVKSFDGHCFYLSQSNGVYRFYPDQWTSSGEPPKLVLHQLQIADSNWVYSQPPSTLSLDYNQNRIYVEYDGINYENPEQNTYASRLQPLEKEWTFSNRNFVQYSNLSPGDYVLRLKVSNNAGRWSDDFVLNVRIAPPFWLTWWFLLGTALIFVGLLILMVRYISQRNLREKILRLEKQTAIEKERNRIAQDMHDDLGSGLTKIAILSEVAKTQLTGNEAAVTPLEKISTSSRELVDNLQDIIWVLNPRNDSLENTVAYLREYAVKFFESTQTDVRFHFPETIPSHKLSEEQRRNLFLVMKETLNNVAKHAAATVVEINMQLKNDSLQFVVCDNGKGFETRNVRQWSNGLQNMRQRMEQIGGSYCIKSEEGGGTTTMIVLPL